The region gttttttttttttttccagatgttaAGATTTAAGTTGGAAGAAGTGAAGAATTCATTCAGGTGGGATTATTTCTATTCCTCTGTGTATTGTTGGTTTATAGATTCAATAAAGATTTGTTCAAGTAAACAGATGCCCGTCTTCTTATTTTTGAACTTGTTCAAAAGTTGGTGCAAAGTTTCTGAGGGCATTAGTTTCTTAGAGGAGGAGTAAGTGAATGTTTATGTTCAGTTTGTGTACAGCAGCAGTTCAGAACAAGATCTCAGGACAGGGAAGTAGagtccagattcaaatccagaATTCAGTAGAAATGAAACCTTATTTAGAAGTGTCATTGTGTAGCCCTGAATTAAATTCAGCTCTGTAATGTGCACACAGACATAACACTGAAACCTAAAATATTGAAGGACACATTCATGGATACTGCAGGAGGAATAGTGAAGTTGCAGTACCTAAACCGCCCACATGATGGCAGCATTAGACTTTACTATTAAATAAGTGCTTGTGACTTCCCTTCTGTGACAGCTTTATTCTGTTGAGCTGTGATGGTTACTTTGTTTCCCCATCTTTCAGTCATTCAAAACTCTTGTAAAGCCCCAGATTATTAAACACTAATCTAGTGCTTCACTAACAGGTTGGCAGGTTGGACAACCAACATGTCTAATGTAACCAGgctccaaaaaacaaatgttgtcgTGTTAATTGCGCAGCACCTCTTCTCGCTGTTGTGGCTGCTCTGCGACTACCCCTGGAGCTGGTTTGTGACGACACTGACAGCATCTTGGCACCTGTTGTCAAACCTAAATGAATTACTGCTGAAGGGTAACCACCGAGCTGCAATAAATCAAGCCAATATTCAGATGAATGTCAcaatctgttgttttaataagGCAAAATTGCACTTGGAATGTCTTGCTTCCAGACTGTCTCCTGCTGTAACCCGATCCCAGACTGATTAATTACTCAGATTGGCGATATCTGATTCAAAAGGCTTATCTCAACAGGTCTGGATGGAACCAGAGCGGGAGTGACGCAGCAGATTTATGTTCTAATTGATGCGAAAGTTTCACAGAGAACGTAGCTTTACTAATGTTTTCTAGCTCACATTTATTTCCTGAGAATGCTCATTCTTAATGAGGACGAGGGCTTTAATCGCTTCCCGGCAGCTATTGACACTTTAGCATGTTTACAAGCTTTATATCAAATTAACTCAGCCGAACATAGAAACTCATTTCGGCAGCTTGGCTTTAAAAGAGTCAGACGTGTCAGACTGAGATACGCCACAGTAGATTTATGGATGATTGTTAAATCCTCAGGTGAATCAGATAAAACTTCAAAAGTATGAGTACCTAATCACTGAAACAGCTTCAGAGCAGAGTAAgatatcaaatatttttaaaagctgtaaatatACATCTCTGAACAGTGTCTCATCTATTTATTGAGATCAAATCTTGCAgataagaaatgttttattcagccTTCCTGCAGAGGGTGCACTGCCCCCGCATTCAGAGATCACAGAGTGCAGACTGCATGGGAACCTGTTTGTTCTCAGTTTCAGTCACAAGGTTCTCCTGGTCATGTCACCACCTTTAGGCAAGTTAGCACTGAGATGAAGATGATAAATGGGATTACTCCGATGATGGGTCTTATCTCTTTCTGCACCTCcactaagaaaaaaacaaaacaaaacaataactggCTGACAGTCAAAGTGCCCAGAGGTTTGTCGGTGGTTTCTTCTCAGGCTTAAAGTGTCTCCATCATGAGACCACACACCGTAAACCCTCAGAAAAACCAAGAATTAAGCAAGATAAGCAGATAATTAGAAGTggtttacttaaaaataaatgttagaatAATTATACCGTACAAAAGAACTCCAAATGTGACGTGCCCTCGAGATATTTGTAGGCTCTAAATAATGACAGCATAAAAACTTTCTTACAAAGCACACTATGTTGGCTTGTAAATACATGTAACTCCATatgcaacaagacaaaaaaagtggATTCACAAAGCAGCGAATCTCTCGGCGCGCTAAACGGCCGTTCCTCTCTCCAAGTTCTGTTTGATCTCTGCCGTGTATTTGCCGTAGAAACGCTCAGCCTTCTTGTTGAACTTGGCGTTCCTCTCGTTGATGTAGTCGATGTCCGCGTCGTCGTTGTAGGCCCTGCGCCGGCTGTACTTGGCACGCTTGTCGATCCTAAAAGATCGTAAAGAAAGGCGACTCAAAAGGAGGGTTTTGTGAGAACCCGCGTGGCCACCGTTCGTGGCATATCCAATAACAATAATTGGCTGCAGGCAATAATTTGAGGGCATGTGTTTAAATTTGGCAAAGGAGAGTGGCAATGGAAAACctaacacacatatacatactgTCAATTTGTGAGCTCCTACTCTTGATTTAGTCTGTCTTCAAAGGATTAGTGTGCGTCACACTCTGGCAACTAAATCCTTGTCTAATGTTCTGCAGTTGCATCTCCTACACGGGCCCGAGACTGTCCCAAACACAGAACAGCTTAGGGAAAGAACGGTgatcaaaagctaaaaaagatcAACGCATCAAAGACAAAACTTTAGGATCTGAGGCACAATAAAGGCAGCGCTGAAGTCCTTTGCTTGTAGCTTTATATAAACGCGGATAAAGAAGTCCACAGATCTGAATACAGGTTACAAATTGCtttataaatcaaaatacatttagatttaCAGAACCATCTAACCCACTCCATTTAAAACCCATTTCTGGTAATCATATGTCACTTTCCTTGACTCCTGTGGATATACAGCAAATATGGCCTGACGAGGACCAGTGTTGGTTGCAGCTGAAGCCTTACCCCATGCCTTTTTAGAATCATCTGCCTCCATGCATCAAAACATATACCCTGGATTTGATTTTTCTCAAATTCGACAGGCTTACATGGCTGACACTGAGTGTATCTCCACACTGTGTTTGTGGTGTGCCAGTGTTGCAAAAGCTCTGTCattcaaaaagaaatgtgaaaaaggaGGACTGTTTGGATCGCTAAAACTCATCAACTAAGCTGATTGAGGTTAAACACTACTGAATACCGCAGTCTCTTTTGTTAACAGATGAAATTAGACTGAAAACTATTTTACAGCGTTTCACTGTATGCCTTTTGTCTAACATCCCAGCAGACAGAGTGAAACGCAGCTTTAATACCAAAGAAGGCCATCAAAATCTGCCCAGTTAGACTCAAATTAACAAGGGGTCAAGAAAGAGGACCATCTTTTCTGCATCTCTGAGTGTGACTTACTGTTTCTCAACATCCTCCACCATGCGGTCAATGCCCTCCTTTGTGGGAGTATGGGTTCCGTATATCAGGCTATTTGACGTGGGGTAGAAGTCCTCACCGCTGTGGAGCGCCAGCAAAACAATTAGAAACACATAACTAAAGATAATCAGCGTTTTGACACACTGGAACTGACTTCTCTATTCCATCATTGTGATGGTGAATGCCATCATGGGGCTTCGGGGCAAATTGTGACAGTGCGCCCTTTGCGTTTCTGCATGTGGCAGCCTTTAAAGGGTAATGACGCCCCAGGCACCGAATTCTTCCTGACCTTCGCATGCATGCCCAGTCGTTTTACACTTTAAAGGCTTTAAATAATGTCTGGATGAGCTGGATCAAAATAAACCCCAGGGCAAATTAGGGGCTGCGTGACAGAACATATGCTAAATGCTTCTTGAACATGTGATAGGTGAATTCTGGTCTGATAACATCAAAATAATGGTTGACAATCTTGCTCTTCTATTTGGAATTCCACAGCTATGGTCTTAAATCAGTCATATTTTCATGGATCGGCTTTAAAGCCGTTAAGTAGAATTTAGACATTTTGACATACCAAAGAACCTTACTTCTCAGcagcaaagatttaaaacataaaaaataatgggATAGAGGCTTGGGTCACCTTTCCTCCCTTTTCTTCTCGTAGCTTTCCAGGTCAGGTCTGATTTGCTTGGTGAGCCTCTGGTACTGTCGGAACTGGGCTTCTGCATAACctgtagagttttttttttttaaacaaggggggtaaaaaaaaaaaaagaagagagaaattTAATTAGTGGAACAAACAACAAGCAGGCACGAGGCTCTGCAACACAACCTGCGGCTAGTTAAGGAGGCCTACAGAGgcacctctcctcctcctgtcctctcttGAAGCCCCTCTGCTGATCATTTTCTTCCAGAATGTTTTCATCCAGGGGAAAAGGTTTAATGCAACAGATGGCAGCCACATTCAGGAGACACAGCAAACtttccccctccacccccccgcCTTCAGCAGATTAAATTAGAAGCTGCTTTAAATGATTTGCGTCCACGTTCCTACATGCAGCCGGCATTGCTCTTTATTGTGCTACCATGTACAACTAAAGCAATTCCatcttgttttaatgttaacaGGAATTAGGAAACTTTTCAATCAGGTGCCAGAGAACGGtaacaaaatgaacagaatcagtgcaACATTTTCCACAACAGTCGACAGTGCAGGAGCAGTGTTTTCTAAATGAATAGACAAAGATGTTGTGGCGTGAGAAAACTACCTATACCCCAAATAAAACAGTCTGATCCAACTGCAGATTGCTTCATTATTACTACCTGATACAATTGACAACTATTTTAGAGTGTGAAACAATGTTTGGTAATAAAGTCAGATGTTAAAGATCTCTGAGGGCCAGAGAAATGTTCAATCAGATTAGATCCTTATCAGCTGAAGCTAAATAAGACTGCTGTCAGCTGTCTGTACTTCAAACTAAAGTGAATCACACAGTAAATAATTTGGTAAATTGAATATGTGGGTGGTGACTTGTGTAATCAAGAAATGGCATCCTTGTGGTTTCTGAGTGCACGCTGGGCAGGATGGAACATGTGTGTGCATCTCTTTTAAAGCAAATTCAGTGACTGCATGCTTCTTCGTACAAGCTTGATTTATGGGgccatattttattttcttgacaatgattggataaataaaaataaaaaaatacaaacaacaaacaatgctTAAGTTTACTTTTGCTTCAAAGGGTAAGtaattttctgaaaacattataaaacaagtttttaaaccCTACAGGTTATAGACAGCTTTTTATAAAGGTTGTGTCAGGTTGTAAATGAACCCTAAGATCTTAAGTTTTTTAACGATGTGACTATTTCATGGCCAGTTACAAGTTCCTGTTAAGTATATTCTGCTCCTTTAACTCATTCATAAAACTCTAAACTTTGACAAGATGTGTGATATGCTGAAAGATTAACAAGTGTTTTGAGAACGGCCAACTTTAGAcagttaaacacatttattttatcatgttttaaagcagaaagtaGCTATAATGATAGAGTCAAGAAGAGAGCTGCTGTACTGGACAataattccttaaaaaaaatcagattaacTTAAAGAGAAAAAGTCATAAATGTCTCCTTCTGATACCTGTTTTCATGTTGTGTAAGTGTATTTAAAGACATTATAGcttgttgttttatcttttgtaaagTTACAAACCTGCAAATCCTGTGTCtgga is a window of Kryptolebias marmoratus isolate JLee-2015 linkage group LG10, ASM164957v2, whole genome shotgun sequence DNA encoding:
- the syf2 gene encoding pre-mRNA-splicing factor syf2; the protein is MASCSQETATAAEEPTETAASQKREARLRKFRELHFKRNEARKLNHQEVVEEDKRLKLPTNWEAKKARLEWELAEDEKKKECAARGEDYNRVKLLEITADKAERWERKKKKKNPDTGFAGYAEAQFRQYQRLTKQIRPDLESYEKKREESGEDFYPTSNSLIYGTHTPTKEGIDRMVEDVEKQIDKRAKYSRRRAYNDDADIDYINERNAKFNKKAERFYGKYTAEIKQNLERGTAV